From Micromonospora carbonacea:
AGCGGTCACCCTGCTCGTCGCCGCGCTCGCGGCCCTCGGCGTCACGCTCGGCTTCGCCAGCCCCGCCCTGGCGATCACCCACTCCAGCGCCGCGTCCCAGCTGTCGGCCGCCGGCATCTCCTGGACCTCCAGCGGCAACTGCAGCGACCGCTACACCGCCACCTGCACGTCGTTCGACGGCATCCGGCAGGCCACCATCGACGGGATCATCACGTTCAAGCGGGTCAGCGGCTGCGCGATCACCATCACCGCCGGCACCGAGGTCGGCCACGCCGACGGCGCCTACAGCCACTGGACCGGCTACAAGCTCGACATCGGCCTGACCACCTGCGTGCAGAACTACATCTCGGCGCACTTCGCCTACGTCGGCTACATCCCCGGCTTCGGCTACCAGTACCGGTCCGCCTCCGGGAACCTCTACACCAAGGAAGGCAACCACTGGGACATCCTGTACTACACCTGCGGCTGCTGACCCACGCCCACCTCGGTGGGCACCGCCGGGCCGCCACCTTGAGGTGGCGGCCCGGCGCCGTCGTGTCCCCTGGACTCAGATTCCGTAGATGAACTGGATGTCCACCGGACCACCGCTGTTGGTGTTGCGGAGGTAGACGGTGTTGTTCGAGGGACGGCGGGCTCCGATGGTGTCGACGCCGTCCTCGTCCCAGTCGCCGACCACCGGCACGTCGCCCGATGCGCCGTGGCCGAAGATGAAGGACGCGTCGGTGGTGGTGGTGCCGTTGGTGAGGTACCAGGTGGAGTTGCTCGGGCGGAACACTCCCACGGTGTCGAAGCCGTCGTTGTCCCAGTCGCCGGCCACGGGTTGGTCGCCCGATGCGCCGTGGCCGAAGATGAAGGACGCGTCGGTGGTGGTGGTGCCGTTGGTGAGGTACCAGGTGGAGTTGCTCGGGCGGAACACTCCCACGGTGTCGAAGCCGTCGTTGTCCCAGTCGCCGGCCACGGGTTGGTCGCCCGATGCGCCGTGGCCGAAGATGAAGGACGCGTCGGTGGTGGTGCCGTTGGTGAGATAGAAGGTCGAGTTGCTCGGGCGGAACACCCCGACCGTGTCGGAGCCGTCGTTGTCCCAGTCGCCGACCACCGGGATGTCGCCCGACGGCCCGTGACCGAACTTGAAGACGCTGGTGGCCGCGCCGCTGTTCGTGTTGCGCAGATACCAGGTCGAGTTGCTCGGGCGGAACACGCCCACCGTGTCGACGCCGTCGTTGTCCCAGTCACCCGAGACCGGCACGTCCTCCGGCTCCGGCGGCACCTGCCCGCCAGACCACCAGGACGTGCGCTTGTCGGCGCCGGCCCAGCTGAAGCTGAAGTGGATGTGGTCGGTGTGCGGGTTGCTGCCGCTGTACGCCTGCCACCCGTCGGACGGGTCGTACGACTTCCAGATCTTGTTGTTCCAGATCATGTACATGACGCCGAGGCGGCGGGCCATCGCGTGCTTGTTGCCGTGCGAATCGGTGGCCAGCAGCCAGTTGAGCACGTCGGTGGCGTCGGCCCGCTGCGCGGTGTCGTAGTAGTTGAAGTGGTAGTCGAGCGCCCGGCCCTCCTTGTGCTCGCTGGTGCCACCGCTGCCGCAGTCGCGGACGATGCCTGAGGTGTGCGAGCCGTAGGTCGAGTTGAGCAGGTCCCGGAAGCCCACCAGGCCCGGCTTCGCGGTCGGATCGCAGATCTCCTGCCCGTCGTAGGCGGCGTAGCCGTCGATGGACGAGCCGAAGACGGGGGTGGCGGGAGCGGCCGTCGCCGGCGCAGGGGCGGTGGCCAACGTGGCGGCGACGGCGAGGGCGACGCCGAGGAGGCCGGCGACGACGCGGCGCGTGGCCAACGTGTTTCGTGACATTCCACTCCTTGGATCAGATGATGTGCAGGCGTGCGTGATGGGGCGACCGTTGTTCGAATAACGTCGCCTGGCGATTCGACGTGTTGTCGGGACGATTCCGTGGAGCCACTGTCGATGGCACGCAGAATGGCGCGCAAAGGAGACGACTATGGGTCGGGTGGCCGGTCATGGTCGGCCACCCGCTTCACTTGGTCGTCGAAGCGGGCCTGCGGTGGCTCGTGGCTCCTAGGGTCGCGGTCACCTATCGAGCAGTGGTGGGCACCTCATGCCTGTTTCCCCCGTCGGCAGAAGCAGCGGCGGAGACGGCGGGGCCGGCGGGCGCCTCGACGCGCCGCCCGGCACTCTCGCCGCTCCTCGTGGCGGCGCGATCCGGTGGAGCGCCTTGTCGTGAGCCGGATCGCAGTCGATTCAGGAATGCCAATAACGTGGCTCGAAACTAGCATGAAGGCCACCGTGAATGTGCCCCGAAAAAGTGGGCCCCGGCGCCCGCGGAGCGGGACCGGGGCCACACCGGCGCGCTGCCGGGCGCTACGCGCCGGCCGGGACCTCGGGGACGGGCTGCTGCTCCTCGACCGACCGCTGCTCCCCGGCCGCGCGCGGCGTCTCGGTCGCGCGCTGCGCCTCGGACCGGCTCTTCACCGTCGGGAACTCGGCGGTCTCGCCGCCCCCCGCCGCGGCGGCCATCACGGCGGCGGCGGCCAGATCGGCCACCCGCTTCGCCTCCCGCTGCACCCGGGCCCGCACGTCCTTGGCGTGCCGCTCGGCCGAGTCGGCGGCGGTGCGGGCCTCCTCCAGCCGGTTCGCCTCCGCGGTGAGCTCCTGACGGACCTCGGCCAGGCGCTGCTGCAACTGGTTGACCTCGTTCTCCAGCGCCGCGCCCTCCCGGCGGATCTGGGCGAGCTGCTGCTGTGCGGTGTCCAGCTCGGCGTGCAGCTGCGTCAACGCCTGCCGTTGGCTGCCGACCTCCTGCTGCACGGCGGTGAGCTGCTCCTGGTGCGCGGTCGCCTGCTCGTCGGCGCGCTTGCGCACCTCCGTCGAGTACTGCTGCGCCTCGGCGATCAGGGTGGCGATCTTCTCCTCGGCGGCGGTGAGCTGCCCGGCGACGTCCCGCTCGGCCGCCGCCCGGTGCTCGGCCAGCTCCTGCTCGGCCGCCGCCCGCCGCTCGTTGATCTCCCGCTCCACATTGACCCGCCACTGCGCCAGCTCCTGCTGGCTCTGCGCGCGGGCGGCCTGGACCTCCTGCTGGATCTGGGTGCGGGCCGCCTTGGTCAGCGCCTCGGCCGCCGCCCGCGCCTGCTCCACCTGCTGGGCGGTCAGCTCGTTGATCCGCTTCGCCTCCTGCTGGGCCTGCTCGTGCGCGGCCTCGCCATCCACCCGGAGCTGCTCCACCAGCTCCTGCACGTCCGCGAGCTGTGCCTCGGCCGCCGAGCGCCGCTCCTCGTACGCCTTCTCCTGCTCGGCGCGCCGCGCCGACAGCTCCGTCTCCAGGTCGTGCAGCGCCTGGGCGGCGTGGTCCCGAGCCTCTACCAGCACCCGCTCCGCCTCGGCCTGTAGGTCGTCGGCCCGCTGCGCGGCGCTCTCGGTGATCGCCGCGGCCTGCTTCTCGGCCAGCGCGAGGATCTGGTCGACCATCGGCCCCAGGTCCCGGAACGACGCCCGGTCCACCTGCGCCGGCCGCTGCCGCAGGTCGGACACCTCCGCCTGGAGCGCCTGGAACTGGAGGGTCAGGTTGCGCAGCTGGTGCTGCGCCCGGTCCCGCTCGACCGTCAACGTCGAGGCCGTGGCCTCGACCTGCTCGACGTACCTGTCGACCTGCCGCTTGTCGTAGCCGCGCAACGCCTGCTCGAAGCTCGGCCGCCCGTTCGGCTCGTTGCGTACCGCGAAGGTTTCCCCGCCGTGGGACATCCGGCATCCTCCGTAGAGTCGGACCTATCCGAGAGCCGGCGGTGCGGCCGCCGGGCGTGATGGGGCGCAACGTTACCGGCGTCGCCGCCCGCCGCACACCCCGCCCCACCCCGCCCTGCTCAGGCTTGGCCCGGTGCCCGCCGGGCGAGGTCCGCGACGGCCCCGGCCGGGCGGGCCTCCCGCACCGGGTTCGCGCCGGACCGGACCACGCGTCCCGTCTCGAACCCGCGATCGGTGCGTGACACAGGGCGACCGCCAAGCCCGGCGGCGCCGCCCGCAGCCCGTCCCCTTTGCTCTGCACCCACGGACGCAACGCTCCACCCAGCGCGACCGTCTGATGTGGCCCCCTGCAACACGTGATCTCGCACGCGTGCAGTT
This genomic window contains:
- a CDS encoding FG-GAP repeat domain-containing protein, which codes for MSRNTLATRRVVAGLLGVALAVAATLATAPAPATAAPATPVFGSSIDGYAAYDGQEICDPTAKPGLVGFRDLLNSTYGSHTSGIVRDCGSGGTSEHKEGRALDYHFNYYDTAQRADATDVLNWLLATDSHGNKHAMARRLGVMYMIWNNKIWKSYDPSDGWQAYSGSNPHTDHIHFSFSWAGADKRTSWWSGGQVPPEPEDVPVSGDWDNDGVDTVGVFRPSNSTWYLRNTNSGAATSVFKFGHGPSGDIPVVGDWDNDGSDTVGVFRPSNSTFYLTNGTTTDASFIFGHGASGDQPVAGDWDNDGFDTVGVFRPSNSTWYLTNGTTTTDASFIFGHGASGDQPVAGDWDNDGFDTVGVFRPSNSTWYLTNGTTTTDASFIFGHGASGDVPVVGDWDEDGVDTIGARRPSNNTVYLRNTNSGGPVDIQFIYGI